A segment of the Pseudoliparis swirei isolate HS2019 ecotype Mariana Trench chromosome 4, NWPU_hadal_v1, whole genome shotgun sequence genome:
CCTAATATATTTTTCCTGGGATGGTAGCTGAGTTGAGACCCTTTAATTTTCCCAAAACACTTTTTACTTCACTCTCACTTCCCTTTTCCCCTGTCAAAGGGTTTTttctggggagtttttcctgatccgatgtgaggtcaaaggtcagggatgtcgtatgtgttcagattgtaaagcattctgaggaaaatttgtaatttgtgatgttgggctatacaaaataaactgaattgaattgaacatgcaAAATGACAAAATTAAACCCAAGAATTAcgccgctttaaaaaaaaagtaaaaaaaatatttttacaaatatataaatacgaaTGGTGGATGAGAACAGCCTGAATAATAAACCTCTGATACATCTAACTGTTCTTCCCCTCCGCCTCAGGTACCTAGACGCCTACCTCAAGACCTTCCTGACGTCTGCGGAAAAACATTTCATGTCGGGATTACAAGTGACGTATTACGTGTTCACGGATCTCCCCGATAAGATCCCGGCCGTCGCGCTCGCTCCTCGCCGGAGCCTGAAGGTCATCCAGGTGGCCAAGCACACCAGGTGGCAGGACATCTCCATGATGCGCATGCAGGTCATATCCAAGGTCATCGACGAGGACATCCGCCACCGCTGCACCTACGTGTTCTGCTTCGACGTGGACCAGGAGTTCACGGGGCGCTTCGGCTCCGAGGCCCTGGGGGCGTCCGTGGCTCAGCTCCACGCCTGGTACTACAAGGAACCGCAGAGCAGCTTCACCTACGACCGGAACCCCAAATCCAACGCGTTCATGGACACCGGAGATTACTACTACCACGCGGCGGTCTTCGGAGGCGTGTGGGAGAACGTGAAGGATTTGGCGGATTACTGCTTTTTGAAAATCATGGAGGACAAGTTGAACAACGTGGAGGCCCTCTGGCACGACGAGAGCCACCTCAACAAATACTTCTGGCTTCACAAGCCCAGCCGGCTGCTCTCGCCCGAGTACTGCTGGGCCCCGGAGATCCAGGACAACAGGGACATAAACGTCACGCGCCTGATATGGGCTCCGAAACATTATGCCTCACTCCGTATGGGCTAGCAGGAGCGACACTCTTTTATCACGCTATCTTCAAACTGCTGGGCAGGTAATGAGGTAACGGTAAGACGCTAAACTCAACTTTGACATCGGACTTTCAGTTCTATTCGCTAAAATAACGCAAACCATGTTCAGGGCTTCTTCTTTGTTGTTGGTGTGAATatgaaatatgatttgagagatgtttatAAGTTGATGCTACAAAAGTGCTAAAAAAAGGTGATTAAAAGGCAattttgtggtttttttgtttgattttgacGCCATATGTGACTATAATTTTTGGTTTACAAAAGGATTGTTTACAAAGCCGTgaaggaaatatatttattattttctttttatatataattttgtttCATGTGTCTGTTATAAGTGTCGTCTCGTCTGGGAGTTTAACCCCTGCACAGCATGTTCCTGTAGTTTCTGAAAGATAATCGGGACATTCGATGTTCTGACGTTGATCTGGGATCGGCACACGTGTCGTTGACCTGGGATCGGCACACCTGTCGTTGACCTGGGATCGGCACACCTGTCGTTGACCTGGAATCGGCACACCTGACGTTGACCTGGGATCGGCACACCTGTCGTTGATCCATATTTTATAAGGCGTATCCAAGCATCCGTATTTGTTCTTGTTTCTGTTAATTATTCTTATCTGGGTTCAGGTGTACTCAAAcacaaaaatacatgttcattgtttagttctgttttttgttttgcatcttTCACAGAGTCAACTTCCTCGTATGTGCAACGTACTGATGAACCAGATTCTCAAAACACACGATCATAAACGGGGCACtttgtgttgtgtatatatatatatatatatatgtgtgtaaatatattctTGTTCctgaatcaaataaataaattgagctttttaaaattccaaAGGAGATTTTATATTCAGGGCCACATTCCTTACACCCGGCTAACGTAGTTAGCAGGGTAGTTTTCAGGATAAGTCAGGCTTATCGGTTACACGAAGCAAATGTTCGCaaaatcaccatagcaacacagCCCAAAAGTTACTTTGAACTGTGACTCCGCCTGCCTACGGGGGATGTTATGCGTACACATATTactgttatgaacccagacacgagggcgttagatgctCCGACGTTTGTCGGATTTCCAGaacaagtataacgtagaactagtggttagttcttccaatgtggatggcggaaattacaactgtttccacggagtaaagccacagagataagccccgccccctctccgaCGCGAATGAAGCTAATGAATGAACCACCGCTTTCTCCTTGAGAATATAAAGCTTAAATTGGATACAGGTGGAGGAGTAGGAGCAGTATTTATTGACCTCAGGAAGGCTTTCAACCCTGTTAACCACAATATCCTGATTAAGAAAATGTCACATGTCAACCTCTCAGCTGAATGGCGAGCATTAATGAAGTCCTACCTTGAGGGAAGAACCCAGTGTGTCAGGTGAGGCAGGATATAAACTGGGTGTCCCTCAGGGTTCGATTTTGGGACCATTATTCTTCTTGTATATAGATGATCCCCAGTGTTTGTAAGGggtgtgatattcaaatgttcGCTGATGACACAGTGGTTTATGTCCATGAGAAAAACAAAGTACAGGCTCCACTTAAACTCACCGATACATGGTCAATGTCTCTAAATGTCTCTCAGATTCCTGTCGACACCTAAACGTGAAAAATACCTTCTGCATGTTTTTCACAAAGACGGCGTGTAACTCACCTGAGCCGGATGTCTATGTTTCTGGTGAGAGGCTCCAGATAGTGCCTGAATATAAACACCTAGGTATCTACCTCGATTCAAACCTGGTAAAAAACATGGCAACGGTTgtcagattttatttatttaatttgaagtaCATAAGAAATAATCCAACCATAGATGCTGCAAAACTGCAATTATCATCCCATATTTGACTTATTGCGTCACCAGCTGGACTCGAGCCAGCAGCAAAACTCCCTCCGCAGTGATTgggtatgtttattgctttttatgtagtttttttatgattttatgatgaggccTATATTTGATCGTCACCTGTATGTTTCTGTGATAACCATTTTCTCATTTAGAGATGGCGTGTACTATCCGGCCAAAAtgacatacatttacatatatatcatatctgGGGCTCAGGGATGTTGattctgatattattattattacacaattGCATGAGTAAACTGAGTGAGCAGCTCCCGTATTGTACTAACTGAAGCTGAACGCCCTTCTGATGTTATTGCGGCTACAACGAAAACACCACAATCACAACTGGGTCACCTTCGGCTTTTCAAAGATTCGTTCTCCATCTTCCAAACTTATTTAGGATTTCTGAAAAGCACCATATGGTTTCACATGTTGTAATAAATCAAAATGGACGAAGCAAATGAAATCAAAGGGGCCGTGTGGGGAAAACCTATAAAGCACATGGAAGCACTTTATGTATCGGTAAGCTGAATATGCAGATTTATTTTAGTAAAAATATTGTTGGTGAAAGCGTCAATTTGGTGGCCTAATAATTCAACTGTCAGATCCCGATGATACGCGCCAAACTGgactattataaataataagtgTTTAGTGGACTAAGAACTAGCATTGTGGTTGGGCACGCAGTCATACTTTGAATTTTTTcatctaaatatatgtatttgttttaaataagtatttttttttaaataaaaaaaacattgaatttccgttacattacattatatttaatttcttaAAAAATGATAACATGACAATATTGCCTGTCCAAGTGTGTGTCTGCGATGCATCTTGGAGATGTAAATAAAGAGAATAAATTAATGAGTTGGTAGTAATTAAGCCCATACAGCCTGTGTGGCCTACGTGTAAAACGCTTTTACtaagttacattacattattacattacatgtcatttggctgacgcttttatccaaagcgacttacaatactgttacattcattcactgtagacgcagcgacagggagcaactcagggttaagtgtcttgctcaaggacacatcgactagggcggggattgaacctccaaccccctgattgaaagacggacctgctacccactcacccatcgTCTGTCTGATGGAGAACTCTGAGAATACGTGCCGAGGCTCTCACAATGAAAACACACGATGCCACTTCCTCAAAAAGCAGgtggcattgtgggtaatatcACGCCAGTTCATCAAAGCGTTTAACGTTGGTTGTTTGCGTTGGTGTCCGGCCAAACTTCAGTCAATTATTACAGTTCCTTGTCACAATAAGTAACTTTATAGCGGCCATTGTTCCCATCACACAATACCTCACTCGTTATATTACTCTGGTGTGGTGTCGGCTCCCAGTCAAACCATTTCAAcacccagttttttttttttccccatgagtTACCTGCCGCCGAAGACACCGCGGAGACaatgtttctttttgtaaattgtgtttattctcaaaagcagagtacacagttatacattgaacttgtcatttttcatttccCCCCCATCCCAAACACAGAACAAATCGAACAAATCGCACTGCTTGAATTGGCAAAAAGCACATAACAGTATTGGTAGTTCAAGTATTACTGTAAGGGTtataggtactggaacccaaaagcacgacaaacaccagaatgcaggaggaggcagtttactgtgtgtttcaggcagggtcaaaaccaggtagtcagtccaacagggcaacaaatccaaaaaggggcaggcaaaatcttgagtcgggtAAACAGGCAAATAGGGTCATAACATGCAGGTCAGGAagaaactctaataacgctggaaggtttggcggtgacacacaagacaatcggtcagaggacaagtggaagtgagggagctaaatagtgagggactaatgaggtgatgggctgcaggtgagaagggcgtgaggaccaggtgaagggaatgagggacaatcaggtgaggatgacaggatctggaatgacaggagagttaatgaaacatgtaagcaggatgaatttaactaggaaggtggggaattcgtgacaattACACAAAAGTGAAAATAGTGTAGGAGGCAATACAGTCAAACAGAAACCAGAAATGAGTTTGAGACATTGTAAATTATTACTAATTATTAGTTCCTACAACAGCATCAAGACAACTTAAatagcttccccccccccctttttgtaaataaaattttttttttaaataaaaaaaaagaaacatcaaaGACAACATAAATGGTTTATGAGTCTAATGAGAGAGTCttcaatttattaaagtattgAATAATCGGACCCCAAGTAGATTCAAATTTCTCCAGCTGTCGCCGCAACGAGAACTTGATTTTCTCCAATTTTAAGAAGAACACAGAGCCACAAggaggaactgggagggcgAGGTGACTTCCAGTTCAGTAGAATTCTCCTTCGTGCCAAGAGGGTTGAGAAAgcaattttatttttgtgtttcttcaTCAGAGTCTGCTCTCTACTCCCCTGAACACCAAAGATGCACATCCAGGTGTTGggtaaaatatttagataaagTGACTTTGACAGGAATTTGAATATTGTCTCCCAGTAATTTGCCAGTTGGGGCAGGACCAGAACATGTGAGTAAGATCTGCTGGTGAgttgtgacatctattgtagcTATCTTTAACATTATTGTACATTTTTGAAAGTTTAAAGTTAGAGTAGTGTAGGCGATGCAGTACCTTGAATTGCAGTACGTTTAATCGTACACATGAAGAGCTGTTGTTGACTCTAATTAGGGCTTGGTTCCAAAGTGAGTCTGGTATGTTCATGGCAATTTCTTTTCCCAATCTACTTTGATTTTGACGATGTTAGTCTCAGTAATTGAATTGATAGTTTGATATATCCGGATATGTTCAGAATATCCTCATACACGGAGTCTAGCGGAGGACCAGGAAAATTGGGGTTGTTGATTTAGCAAAGTTTCGCACTTGAAAGTAACGAAACAGATGGGAGTGAGGGATattatatttcttaaatatatCTTCAGAGCTTCCAAACACCCCATTAATGTATAATTGACCCATGTTGAAAATGCCATTGTTATGCCATAGCGAGAATGCATAGTCCAGTGTGGCTGGGGAAGAGGTGATTATCATGAATAGGGGTTACAGTAGATAGATCTGTGAAGCCAAATTTTGTAAAACTAGAatttttaatgttgtgattaCAAAGAACAGAAGAAGGTTATGTATATTCTAAACTCACAGGTGAGAAAGAAATAAGGAaatctacacatttgtttatccctggggaaattcttctctggaTTTGACCCAACCCTAGTTGTTAAAGGAGCAGTGTGctgcagtgccttgctcaaggacgctTGGGGAACGGGATCGAACCGGTACCTTGTGGACCGCCTCCCCGTGAGCGACAGCCGACCCCCGATTACGTCCGTTAGTGTTAAGGTTTGTCTTCGACCCCAAGTGCACGACAACAGACAGTGGCTgcgtctactaccggacactttacggtacactgcaatacagagcactgacatctgtagtgcactccgtGGCTGATgagtgctgtatcaaatggaacacttacgttaaccacttggcggaagtgacggacgcaaatctgcttgcgaaacccgcgaaacttaaactgacaaaatgaatgcacttcttgccctctttttgtcccttgtttacccctttctccaccccatgtggaaactgcgatacctccacaatcgcggcaggagcctccgtggtcgaccgcttgttctaccgtagccatctcgtcctccattgttttagaaataaaatgaaaagctggcgaaagggctcctcctcttccgctacgtagccaagatggctcgcttagggccagtagtgtccatcgtttttacactgcattttttgcccgtttgcagtgcgccatccgggtactttcagtgcactgaattctgctggttttgtcagtgtggcgcccgaaGCACTGACAAATTTGGCcgccttaacgcactaaaatattttaacgcaattaacgcaaatttttttaaatttttttttaatagatttatttttatttttattttgaatatactttattaatccacaaggggaaattagttctctgcatttaacccatccttagttattaagaagcagtgggctgcagtgatgcgcccgggaagcaactgggggttcagtgccttgctcaaggacacttcgacttgcttccggtgttcgttgaagtttttacactcctctgagtgtcaaacccgCAATGCGGTTTGACACTTTccgttttaaaacaattatttctccgcgaaaataaggagcagaaatcagtttaactcgtggatgaatcagtcgggtttcctcctgctcctccttcctcccgtctccccctctgatacacagaggaacggaggggcgacgtgtcgggtgacgcgcggaaagaactcgtcacacgaaaccttcaacgtgattggtcaatccgtttgtctgtcaacattttgcgaaaaaaacaaccaatgatcactcagtaaatcacaaggacctcccaccacacatgtgaggctctatagcagcctgtcagtcagagaagcagttttgtctttaaaaagaaggaacaaactttcaattgcgattaatcgcgattaatcgcgattaaaagtttgtaattaatcgcaatttcacaatgtgcgattaattagttaattttttttaatcgattgacagccctaatatatacatatatattttatttgtattttatattttactttgtatactttgcacagtctttgtattatatttgtttgtgtgtgtgtgtgtgtatatatatacatatatgtttcattttatatacatatatacttcattttgtattttatattttacttgtattctatatctttcatctctgttttttatattttatatcttattatatttattctcgtgtgtttagtttattggtgctgctactgtgacgacaaatgtccccatggggattaataaagtatatatctatctatctatcatattGTACATGGCAGTGTGAGTTTGGCTTGTATCCACATGGTATGCAGACACTGCTATTTGTTCACCGACTTGTATTTGCTTATTAATCATATCTTAGCTGCGGTATTCTAAACGCCAGGTGATGGTTTGGCCCTGCTCACTACCCTTACTTGTTTCCCCTGAAATGCACTGTGGTGAGTTCAGGGGCATTTCTCACATTCCTGTGAGGACAGGTTGTACGAGCAGTTACGAAAGTCACCCCAGGACAGTTTGGAAGATGGGGACATAAACATTATGTAACGATTGGACAAATACAATCAATATAACCTCAATTAAAGTTACATGCTAGCTGTGagcatacagtgggtacggaaagtactCAACCCTTTACATgtgtcactctttgtttcattgcagccatttgctaaactaaaaaaagttcattttatttctcattaatgttcactcagcaccccatcttgacagaaaaaaacagaaatgtagaattttttgcaaatttcttaaaaaagaaaaactgaaatatcacctGGTCATCAGTATTCAGACCCTGAAtaactgcaatgaaacaaagagcgaacattttaaaaaggtctgaaaactttccgtacccactgtacatGCTTCACGACAATCTCTTCCATTGCATTTACTGTGAACATAAGGCCTATTATTAAATGGGATTGTCTTGCCAGTCGGGAGATATTTCTGAAATATACTTGCTTAGATTAATATTTAACAACTATAATGacaatatgttgttgttttttccacgTAAAAAATATTCTACTCCTGGGATAATGGCATTGAAGACCACAAACGAGTTCCTCAAACAAATCTCGCTGACATCTCGTCACCCTTAACCCCTCAACGCCATCCCGTTGCCGCGGTTATGATAccagctcttaaagggccacTGTCACCTATATCGTGATCCGCCCCACTATAGTCGTGGATTATGTGCTCCAAAGTCGAGTCCTTACAATAGACCCAAAAGATGGCGCCCAAGGGAGGTTTCTCTGGGAAAAAGATGGAGAAAAGTTTAAAATCTCCTCCCCCTGCGGATGTTTAACGTATATCTTTGTTTTCATCTTCCATTCCAGGGCAAGACCGAAGGTTCAAACGCAGACGCTTTGGGAAGCTCCGATCATCTGGGAGGGGATGTTCGACCCCGAGCTCTACGACCGCACGCACATCCAGAACCAGTCGACTGTGGCCCTCACCGTGTTTGCTGTGGGAAGGTTCGTTCCTCCTGAGATCGGGAAAATACGATCACTTTCAttctaaatgttatttttattttttaaacctttatttaactagTTGAATCCCATTGGGATTAAGAATCTCTTTTTCTCAGTGACCCGGacgagacagaaacacatagttaaaaaaaaaaaaacttgggctctcaatcgatttaaaaaaattaactaattaatcgcacattttgaaattcattaatcgcgattaatcgcgatcaatgaattgtttttcttcttctttttaaagacacaacttcacacagagctgtgttttcaaagaggctcctacatataaagtgccagtgaggtatttaatatcgtggatgatgaattgtttcttcggtgaaacatccagattagtaaaaaaatgacgtttatttgagaccccattggtcctgtcatctttaacactgaacagcagcagaaccagtggccttggtaaactgactgacattcaaatatgtcacgtgaccctctggaggctgggggcatgttctccatttaacaaaacaatttaaattcaccttttagtcttttgcatatgacacatgttcatgtgtcaaacattccagaacaatcgcagctctattcaatgaggctcagttgtcctcgcgccgtgttctctggttctctgactgacaggctgctaatgagctttacctgtgtggtgggaggtcctttgtgatttactgagtgttcattggttgtttttttcgcaaaatgttgacagacaaacggattgaccaatcacggtgaaggttttgtgtgacgagttctttccgcgccgcgtcacccgacacgtcgcccctctgtctctctgtggatcggaggagcagacggcaggaaggagcgcaggaggaaacccgactgattcatccacgagtttaaccTGATTcctgctccgtattttcgcggagaaataattgttttaaaaacggaaacagtgtcagaggagtgcaaaaacgtcaacgcacaccggaagtaaacaaagttgcgttaattgcgttaaaatactTTTGTGCGTTAATCGccgccaaattaatcgcatagattaatgcgttaacgctgacagccctaaaaaaaacacaaaacaagacgagttaaaagaaactcaaatttaaagagacagtgacatAAGAGAGTTAATCTACGAAACATTGACACTTTTGGAAACCTGCCAtccttttctttaattttttattgAAGAGGTATCTG
Coding sequences within it:
- the LOC130193235 gene encoding alpha-1,3-galactosyltransferase 2-like, which encodes MAVARPKVQTQTLWEAPIIWEGMFDPELYDRTHIQNQSTVALTVFAVGRYLDAYLKTFLTSAEKHFMSGLQVTYYVFTDLPDKIPAVALAPRRSLKVIQVAKHTRWQDISMMRMQVISKVIDEDIRHRCTYVFCFDVDQEFTGRFGSEALGASVAQLHAWYYKEPQSSFTYDRNPKSNAFMDTGDYYYHAAVFGGVWENVKDLADYCFLKIMEDKLNNVEALWHDESHLNKYFWLHKPSRLLSPEYCWAPEIQDNRDINVTRLIWAPKHYASLRMG